GCGAGGTGCCGATGCCTTTTCCCTGCACGCCCGCAATATACGCGGCGGCCAGTTGCCCCGCGAGGTAGGGGTCTTCGCTGTAATACTCGAAGTTTCTGCCCCCTTTGGGCGAACGCTTGATATTGGTGCCGGGGCCCAACACTGTCACCACGCCTTGCGCTCTCGCTTCGTCGGCGATATGGGCGCCCATCTCTTTCAAGAGGTCGGGATTCCAGGTGCACGCGCAGGTCACGGCGGGCGGGAAGCAGGTGGCGGGGATAGAGCGTTTCATACCCACGGACGTATCCGTATCGTCCTCTTTGCGCATTCCGTGCGGGCCGTCGGTCATCATCACGGAGGGCACTTTCAATCTCTTGTTGGGCTTGGTATGCCAGAAGTCGAGTCCCGAGCAAAGCGCGGCCTTTTCTTCTATCGCCATTTCGGCGAGTATTTCGTTTACTCTTGCTTCGTCCATATATACTCCTTTCGGCGACCGCAAGCCGCCATTATACTCTATTTTGATTATATAATAATAGCGAAACGATGTCAATACTCATTTTTGCGTGCGTGCGCGAGTATTCCGTCTATCTCTATTGACTTTTCGCGCCTTTCGCGCTACAATAATATAGGCGTCCCACCGTGGACGCGGTTTTGGTGCACGATATGATATACGGCAATTTGGAAGGTATCAAAAAAGCGACCCTTTGGGCGATGAAGGAGTGGCCGGAGCAATACGACCGCACCCTTTTTATCGACCGCGAGTTGCTTGCCGAGATGGTGCGCACTTCCCTTTCTCTCAATCGGGAGTTGTGCGTCTTTTTGTCGCGTAGCGGCCGACTATTGGCCATCGGCGTAGGCAACGCGTCCACCGTCCCCCTCAAAGACCTCAGCAAGAAACGGAGCGACAAACGGCTTAACGGCGTGCGTTGCATTCACACCCACCCCAACGCGTCGGGGCGTTTGTCCGACGTGGACGTCAGCGCTCTCACGGCTTCGCGCTTCGACTGTATGTGCGCGGTGGGCGCTCGGGACGGCAGAGTAGTGGATATGGAAGTGGCCTATCTCACCCCCGCGGGCGTGGAGAAGGTCTATATTCGCGGCAGTCATTTCGACGACGCCGATCTCTTGGGGCGCATAGGCGTGGCCGAGGCCGATACCAAGCGGCAGGCCATACCCGAGCGCGAGGCGGGGCGTTGTCTGTTGGTTCACGCGGGCGACGAACGCGACGTCAAGGAGTCTTTGTCCGAGTTGGCGGCATTGTCCCTCACGTTGGGGTATACCCCCGTGGACGAGCTCGTGCAGAAGAGAGAGAAGCCCGACCGCCTTACCTACGTGGGTAGCGGCAAAGTGTCCGAGCTGGCGCTTACTTGCCAAGTCAAAGGGGTAGATACCGTCATTTGCGACCACCAACTGTCGGGCGTGCAGATCCGCAATTTAGAGAACGCCTTGGGGCTTACGGTCATCGACCGCACCACGGTCATTCTGGACATTTTCGCCCGCCACGCCACCACCAACGAGGGCAAGTTGCAGGTGGAGTTGGCGCGGTTACAGCACAGCCTTCCTTTGGTCGGCAACGGGGAAGAGGGGCTCAGCCGTCAGCGCGGCGGCTTACACGCCATGGCGGGCGCGGGCGAGACCAAGGCCGAGACCGACCGCCGCACCATTCGCCGTCAAATCGTGCAGGTTCGGGAGAAACTCAAAAAACTCGAAGAGGAGCGCGATTCCCGTCGCCAAACGCGGCAGGCGGGCGGGCTCAAAAACGTGGTCATCGTGGGCTACACTAACGCGGGCAAGAGCACGTTGATGAACTATATCACCAAAGCGGGCGTATTGGAAGAGAACAAACTGTTCGCCACCTTGGATTCGGTCAGCCGCACGGTGTGGGACGACGGTTACAAATATCTACTTACGGACACGGTCGGTTTTATCCGCCGTTTGCCGCACGAGTTTATCGAGGCGTTCAAGAGCACCTTGGACGAGGCGCGTTATGCCGATTTGCTGTTGCACGTGGTGGACTGCAGCAGTCCGCATATGACCGAGGAGTTCGACGTTGTAGAGGACGTTTTGCACCAAATAGGGGCATACGCCCCCACCCTTATCGTGTACAACAAGGTCGACCGAGGGGTTTCGGGCCCCTTGCCGCGGCTGGTGGACGCCGTCCGCGTCAGCGCCAAGACGGGCGAGGGCATAGACGACCTTCGCCGTCTTATCAAGCAAAAATTAACCCAAGAAGGAGAGTAATATGTCGCGTTTTTCCATTCCCATGGCGCCTGCCGCCGCCGAGAATACCTACGTCTACGGAGACGCCCGCGTCAGCGTTATATGCGACGGGCTTCTGCGCGTGGAGACCAAGCCGTTCAGCGATTATCCCACCCAAAAGGTGTGGCATCGCAACTTGGGCGTCGTTCGCTATCAGACCACGCAGCAGGACGGCGTTCTCACCGTCACCACGTCCCGCGCCGCATTCGCCGTGTCCGACAAGGGCAAGTTGCTACACGTCAAGTTGGGCAACGCCGTCGTCACGGATTTCGCTCGCGGCAATCTCAAAGGCACCGCGCGAACTTTGGACAACGCGTGGGGCGCCATCAAATTGTCCGAGGGACTCGTCTCGGCGGGCGGCGTTACCGTTATGACGGACGACAGCCTTCTTCTCAAGGGCGAGGATATCGTCAAGCGCGCCGCCGGCAAGGATTATTACGTCTTCGCCTATGGCCGCGACTATCGCGCGTGTATGCGCGCATTCTATGGCATTTGCGGCCAAGTGCCCCTCATTCCCAAGTACGCTTTGGGCAACTGGTGGAGCCGCTACAAGGCCTACACGCAAGAGGAGTACGAGGGCGTTATCGCGCGCTTCGAGCGGGAGAAAATCCCCGTCACGGTGGCCACCATCGATATGGATTGGCATTGGGTTGACGTCATCAAGCGCTTCGGCAAAGAGGCCAAGGCCAAGGGCGGGCGCAACTTCGCCGACAGAGCCATGGCCAAGTTCATGCCCGGTTGGACGGGTTACAGTTGGAATACCGACCTCTTCCCCGATCACAAGGCATTTCTCCGTCGGCTTCAAGAGGGCGGCTACCACGTCACGCTCAACGTGCACCCCTCGCACGGCGTGCGCTTTTTCGAGGACAGATATCCCGAGATGTGCGAGGCGATGGGGCTCGATCCCGACAAGAAGCCGTACATTCGCTTCAAATTGGGCGACAAGCGGTTTTTACAGGCCTATTTCGACGTATTGCACCACCCCTTGGAGAAGGAAGGCGTGGACTTCTGGTGGTTGGATTGGCAGCAGGGCAAACGCTCGGACGTAGAGGGGTTGGATCCCCTTTGGGCGGTCAATCACTACCACTACCTCGATTCCGACCGAGGTGACAAGCGTCCCCTCATCTTGTCGCGCTATGCGGGCGACGGTTCGCACCGCTACCCCTTGGGCTTTTCGGGGGACAGCGCCCAAAATTGGGCGAGTCTGCGCTTCCAACCCTACTTTACGGCCAACGCCGCCAATGCGGGCTACACTTGGTGGAGCCACGATATCGGCGGGCATCATTTCTGCCGCAAGGACGACGAACTGTTCACGCGTTGGGTGCAATTCGGCATTTTCAGCCCCATTCATCGCCTGCATTCCACGGCCAACGAGTTTATGAGCAAGGAGCCGTGGCGTTGCGGGGGCGAGGCGCACCGCACCATACGCGACTGTATGCGTTTGCGCCACCGTCTCATTCCGTACATTTATTCGGCGGCCTACCGCACGCACAAAGAGGGCGTGGCCCTGTGCGAGCCCATGTATTACGGCAATCCGCTCAGCCCCGAGGCCTACACCGTGCCCAACGAGTACCGCTTCGGCTCCCAACTCATCGTCGCGCCCATCACCGAAAAGGCCAACGAGACCACTATGCGCGCTTCGGTCAAGGTATGGCTGCCCGAGGGTACCTACACCGACGTCTTCACGGGCGCGGTCTATCGCGGCGGACGCTACTACACGATGTGCCGCGACCTCACCAAGATACCCGTGCTGGCCTCGGCGGGCGCCATCATTCCCATGTACCGCGACGCGGACAGCAACAATCTGTCCAACGACCAACCCCTCGAGGTATATATCTATCACGGCAACGGTCAATTCGTTCTATACGAGGACGACGGCGAGACCAAGGCCTACAAACGGGGCGTTTACGCCAAGACCGAGATGTCCGTCCGCGAGGAGGGCAATCGGCTCACCTTCACTATAGCGCCCTTCGAGGGGGACGAAAGCGTCGTGCCCTCTCGCCGCGAGGTCACCTTGCGTTTCGCCGACGTGGACGCGGGCACTGTCGTATACGACGGCGTGTCCCAACCCCTGGTCGACGGGGCGTTCACCGTCGCGTTTGACGCGGATAAGGGGGTGACGGTATGCCTCGAATCGTGCCGTTACCACGACAACGCCCCCGTCAAGGAGCAGGTCATCGACGTCATTTCGTCCTACCAGATGAATCACGGGCGCAAGCTTCGTCGGTTCGGCTATATGGTCAAGCGGCCTATGGCCAAGTTGCGCGCGGGCAAGGCGCTGCGCCTTCCCGTCGAAGAGGTGCAGGCCATTCAGCGCGGCATGAACGCCGAGCGGGACAAACGCTGATGCCGCTACTATTATCGTTAATCACTCAATAAGGAGATGCAAATATGAGAAAATTCAAAACGGAATCGCAAAAGATATTGGACATCATGATCAATTCCATCTACACCAACAAGGAGATATTCTTGCGCGAACTCATATCCAACTGCTCGGACGCCATCGACAAATTGTATTTTAAGAGCCTGTCCGAGAACATTTCTGGGCTTACGAGAGACAGTTTCTCCATTCGCGTGGACGTAGACAAGGACGAGCGCACCATCACGGTGTCCGACAACGGCATCGGCATGACCGCCGAGGAGTTGGACTCCAATCTGGGCGTCATCGCGCGTTCGGGCTCGTCCGAGTTCAAGGCCGCCAACGTGGACGACAATATCGACATTATCGGCCAATTCGGCGTGGGATTCTATTCGGCCTTTATGGTGGCCAAGAAGGTCAAGGTGCTTTCCAAAAAGTACGGAGAGACCGAGGCCAACGTGTGGACGTCTTCGGGCGTCGAGGGCTACGAGATCAAGCCCGCCGAAAAAGAGGGCTACGGCACCGAGATCACCCTCTACCTCAAGGACGACACGGACGAGGAGAATTACGACCGCTTCTTAGAGGAGTACACCTTGCGCGACCTCATCAAGAAGTATTCGGATTATATTCGCTATCCCATCGTGATGCAGGTCACCGAGTACCAAAAGGCCGAGGAGGGCGAAGAGGAGCAAGAGGTCAAGGTGGACAAGACCGTCAACTCCATGACGCCGTTGTGGGTCAAAAACAAGAGCGAGGTCAAAGAGGAAGAATACAACGAGTTCTACAAGGCCAACTTCTACGACTACGAGGATCCTTTGTTGGTCATTCACACCAAGGTAGAGGGCAAGGTGGACTACAAGGCTTTGCTGTACGTCCCCGCCAAAGCCCCCTACGATTATTACAGCAAGAATTACGAAAAAGGGCTCAAACTGTACACGGCGGGCGTGATGATCAGCGAGAAGTGCGCCGACCTCTTGCCCGACTGCTTCTCCTTCGTCAAGGGCTTGGTGGACAGCGATCTGCCCCTCAACATTTCGCGCGAGACCATTCAGCAAAATCACCAGCTCAAAGCCATCGCCGCCAACCTCGAGACCAAGATTCAAAAGGAACTCTTGTCTTTGATGGAAAAGGACCGCGAGAAGTACGAGAAGTTCTACAAGGCGTTCGGTCTCCAACTCAAATACGGCGCCTACGCGGATTGGGGTATGCACAAAGACCTCGTGCAGGATCTTCTGTTGTGGCGTAGCGTCAAGGACGACAAGATGGTCAGCCTCAAAGAATATGTGGAAGCCATGCCCGAGGGGCAACCCGCCGTCTACTACGGCGTAGGGCGCTCGGTCGAGATGGTCAAGGCCATGCCGCAGAGCGAGCAGATCCTCGACAAAGGCTACGACGTCCTCTGTTTCGACGCCGATATCGACGAGTTCGCGGTCAAAATGCTCCGCGACTACAAAGAGAAGACCTTTGCCAATATCGCCGACGAAGTCGCCGAGGAGAGCGAGGAAAAAGCGGACGACCACCAAGACGTCTTCGACTTCGCCAAAGAGCATTTGGGCGACAAGGTGTCCAAGGTCAAGCCCACCCAGCGGCTCAAATCGCACGCCGTATGCCTCACGGCCATGGGCGACGTCAGCTTGGAGATGGAACGCGTGCTCAACGCCATGCCCAACGCCGAGGGCAACGTCCGCGCCGAGCGTGTGCTGGAGATCAACACCACCCATCCCGTGTTCGACAAACTCGTCAAACTGTTCGCCGAGGACAAGGACAAAGCCGCCGACTTGGTGGACGTGCTGTACGACCACGCGTGTATGTCCGTCGGGCTTGCCGTCGACAATCCCGCTTCCTACGTCGCCAAAGTCACCAAACTCCTCACCGAGTAACGCAAAACCCCCTATACGGTATATACAAAATCGCACCATTCCATAGAGTGGTGCGATTTTTATTGACGGCAAATTCTCTATGCCGTTTCTATTTGGACAGGATATTCCAGTCGGGATAGGTCGCCTTGTAGGTTTCCACCAAGGCCGACGGCACGTATATCGTTCGGGTGGACAGGAAGGTGGCGATATAGCTTACGTCTACCACTGCGTTTGCGTCCAAATACACATTGCCGATGGTCGTGAATTTCTCGATGAGGTTGCCAAAGGATTGCGTTATGCTATCCCCCGTTATATGCAATTCGTTCAGCGTGTCGGGATAGTTGACTTGCCCCGACGTGGTATTGAACATGGTCGCAATGGCAACGTTGCCTTTGACGTACAATTTGGAGAGCGCGCTTGCGCCCACCAACGCTTTCACGCCCACGGTGTCGCAGTCGAGGGTCACGGTTGTCACCTTGGCGCAACCGTACAGCATATTGCTGTTGTCCGCTATCGTGCAGTCGCGGATGGTGACCGTGGTCAAGGTGGTACAGCCCGAGAAGAGGTAACTGTTCGCGCCTATCGCGCCGCCCAGAATGGTGGCGGTCTTCAAGGAGGTGCACCCCGCAAAGGCGTCGCTGCCGATGGTCGTCACGGTGGCGGGCAGGGTGACGGCGCTTATCTTGCACCCCGCGAACGCGCGGCGCCCGATGCTCGTATATCCCGTGGGAATATTGATGGACGAGGTCGCCTTGCCGTCGAACACGCCGTTTGCTATGGCGGTCACGGGTATTTCCGTTCCGGCCGCGTACATGGCGGCGGTACCCATCGTGGTGGGTAGTACGCAGGTATTCGCCCCTTCGTAGCGGCACACCACGCCCGCCGTTCCGTCGGCGTTATAGCCGAGGTAGGTCTTGGCGGTCGTGCCCTTGTTGGCAAAGAGGGGCGTCACGGTCACGTCGCGGTCGATACCCGTTAAGGTCACGCCTACGTTGCCCACGTCTTCTATATACCAGCCCGCGAACACTTTGTCCGAGTAGACGGCGGTCGGCAGCGTCACCACGTCCGCCGTCGTGAAGCGCACGGTGGGATTCGTCAGTTCGTCCGCGCCCGCCAAATCGTAGGTAATGGTACGGTATGCCTCCATACGTCCCCACAAAACGAGGTCTTCGGCCGCCACCAGATTGTTGGTGCTCTTGTTGATATTGACGTTTTGCACGCGTTGAGAGTAGGTCTCGTCCGTGTACCAGCCGAACCACTTGTGCGTCTCCGTGCTGTCCAATTCCTGCAAGGCTTTTCCCTCAAAATAGGTAAAGGTCGTATCCGCGGGCAACGCCGCGCCCTCCACGCCACAGCGGAAGGACAGCGTGTACGTTTGCGCTTCGAAGCGGCTGTACACCGTCAACGTCTTGGTCGTCGTGCCCGTCAGGAGCGATTTGTAGGACTCCAATAGGTCCACGGTCAGCACGCCGTCCGCTATGGGCTTGGTGAAGGTCTTATCCGCGTACCAATCCCGTTGCGTCACGTATCCCGTTTGGCTCATTTGCGGCAGTTGATACCCGTCGCCTATGTCTTCCACGGTCATAGACCTGCTCTTCGCGCCCCATTCGGCGGCCACGTAGTCGGCGGTCGTGCCCGTGGGTGTCGTGTACTTCAACGCCACGACGTAGGTCACCGTGGCCCAATCGCAGTACAGCACGACGTCTTTACAGTAGGGCGCGTTGGTGCCGTTGGGCGAGGCGCTGCCCAGCATAGTCACCGCCGTACCCGACAAGTCTTCGGTTTCGTACACGGCGACGATGGTGTAGCCGAAGCGCACCAGTTTATTCTTCAGGTTGGTGTTGAAAGAGCTCGCCGCGCTCAGGTTGCCGCTCAACTGGTAGGTGGTCGGCAGGTTCAGCGCGGTCACTTTCTCTTCGGTCAAATTGCCATAGGCAATTTGGTAGGTCGCCTTTTCCCATTTGGGATACAGCGCGGTATTCTCAAACAATTCCGCGGTCGAGCGCACCTGCCGCGCGTAGGTGTTGTCCGTGTACCAGCCGAGGAACGCGTAGCCGTTGGCGGTGGCGTCGGCGAGTGTCACGGGGTAGTCCGCCGTAAAGGTCAAGGTGGTGTCGCTACCTTCCGTATTGGGGTTATCCCATACGCTCACGGTCGTATTGCCCGCCTTTCCGTTGCCGAACGTAATGGTATAGGGTATGGCCGTCCACTTGGCGTATGCGGTCACGACGTATTGCATATTGCCGTCGTCCGGCCGCAATGTGTCGCCTATCTCGTCCAGCACGTCGCCGATATTCACCACGTACTGTCCCGCGTCGTTCTGCGCCATCTTTTCGGTGGCGGCTCTATCCCGATACCACCCCTCGAAGGCGTAGCCGCGTTTCGCGGGCGTATACAGCACGACGTCACCCGTGCGGTAGGTCACTTCGTGTATCTGGTTGCCGTCCAAGGTGCCGCCGAAGGCGGACGTGCCCTTGTCGTAGAAGCGTATGCCGTACACGGTGGGCGTCCACTTGGCGTACAATTCGGTGATACCCACCGTTCCTTGCGTCAATTCGCCCACCCTCGTGCGGGGGGAGAACTCCATCGAGGTGTACCACCCGCCAAAGGTGTTGTATTTGGCCGACACGGTCGTAAAGGCCAAGGTCGGGCTTTCCACGGTGTAGTCGTAGGTATCCACGGTATAGGCCGCGGTGGACTTGACGTTTTCCAACTTTTTGGTCAAGAGGGACGCGTCGTCCAATAGGTAGTAGAATCTCACGGTGTACGAGGTCACTATCCACTTGGCGTAGAAGGACAGGTCGGCGTTTTCCTCGCAACCGCCTATCTCGGTATAGGTTGCGCCCGACAAAAGGCTGTTGCGTTTCCACCCTGCGAAGTAGTAGCCGGCTCTTTCGGGTTCCATCAGCACGGTGCCGAGGTAGGTGTCGTATGTTGCCGTTACCTGCGTGTTTCGGTCGTCGTTATAGTAGTAGGTTATGGTGCGTTCGTAGCCTTTCCACACGGCGGTCAAAGTTTTGCCGTCGTAGGCGGCCAACGCTTCCGTCGTCGCGGATACGGCGGTTTCGTCCCCCGTTTCTATGCGCAGCGACAGCGCGTCGAGCGTGTCGTCCCCCGCATAATACCAATGGTCCAACAGGCAATTCCGTCTTGTCGAAGCGTCGCGCCAAGCGGACAGGTAAGCCTCGTCCTCGTCCTCGCCCACAGCGAATTGCACGGCGGTTTTACCCTCGCGGTCTTCCCTTGCGAGGTACAAGGTATACACGGGCGTGGTCTTGGCGTACAAGGTGAAGTCAGCCGCGAACGCCCCGCGGCGTATCACGTACACGCCGTTGTTGAAGATATTTTCGCACCCTTCATCCGTATACCAGCCCTCGAAGCGGTAGCCCACCACTTCGGCGGGTTTGATTGCGATATCGTCCGTCGCGCCCGCGCTGAAGCCGAGTTTCGTGCCGATCTCGCGGCCCGTTTCGGCTTGGATAAAGGTGACGTAATAGGTGTTGGCCGTCCAGTTGGCGTAGAGCGTCAAGTCGCCCGTTAGGCCGCCGAACGAAGAGACCATTCGGGTGCCGTTCTGCTCGGTGCTCCAGCCTACAAAGGTGTACCCCTCGCGCACGGGCGCGGTGAGCGCACGCGTATCCTGCGTCGTATATTTCGCGGGCGCAAAGGCTTCCTTGTTGGTCACGGGGTAGGTCAAGCTGTCGTTCAGCACGTAACTCACGTCGTATTCGATGGCGTGCCACACGGCCACGAGGTCCAGATTTTCGGCATACGTACCCGCGTAAATGGTGTTATTTTCGATGGGCGTGCCGTTGTAGGTGTAGTAGAGGAATTCATAACCGTCCTGCGCCAGCGGTTCGTCCAAGGTCAAGGTGTCCGCCACCGTATAAAAGCGCGTACTGCCGTAGGGCTGCCCGAAATTGGTGATTTTGACATAGTAGTCTTGTGTCTGCCACTTGGCGACGAGCAACAGGTCGTCCTCCACCACCGAGTTGAAGTTAAAGCGTTCGCCGCTTTCGCTCCCTACGTACCAGCCGAGGCAGGCGTAGCCTTTGCGGTTGTAATTCTGCTGCGCCACCTTGCCCGTCCATTCGCTCGACCGCACGGTCACCCTTGCCGCGCTTTCGAAGTTGGGTTCAAAGGTAACTTCGTGTATCGCATAGCGTTCCACCACCGCGTAGGGCACGCTCACCTTGACGGTGCGCCCCTGCGCGTCGGTCACGGTCACGTTCACGGCGTTGTTGGCGCTCACGGCTTCGGTGGAGAAGTTGCGGTCTATGGCGTTCGCGTCCCGCACGTACACTTGTTCCACGGTGTCGTCCGAGTAGGTCACCTCGAAGGGGTAGGCGGATAGCGCCGTCGCAAATTCCGCCCGCGTGTCGTCCACGAAGACCACGAGGGGTTGATTATAGGTGTATGTCGCTTTGGTGATTTTGGCGGGTTGCGCCACTTGATAGGCGTAGTCCGCCGTGATCATGCCGTAGACCGAGTCAAAGGACAACTGACACACGAAGTTGCCGGCCTTGTCCGTTTTGAATCCGTTGACGTTCAGCGTGCGGCGTATGCTTTCCAGCGTCCATTCGCCCGAGGTACCGTCGTCAAAGGTAGCGGACAACGTGCCCTCGTAGCTCATACTTTCGTTTACTTTGTAGTTGGTCTTTATACCCGTCAATTCGACGGACAGCACGTGCGACGCGGCGGCGGGGGCCACCACGGTGTACGAGAATTTGCAACTTTGGTCGGAGTAGGTCACGATGATGGAGCGGCTGCCTTCGGATTTGGTATTGAATTCGCCCGACAGCATATTCTCGGTCAATTCGATTTCTTTGGTACTGCCGTCCGAGTAGGAGAGGACGAGGCGCGCGCCGTCGAGGTTCAATTCGTCGCCCACAGTATAGGCGTTTTTCAAGGAGCCCGTTGCCACCTTGATAGACGTCAACTTGGCCTCTTGGGTGCCGCAGGCGGCCAGACCGCAAGATAGCGCAAGCACCAACAGCAATATTATAGCAATCGTCGTCAGGTTTTTTCTCATAGCCTACTTCCTTTCGTCGCATACGCGTCGCGCTTGATAGCGCACGCACACGCGTGCACACTTATCTATTCTACATTATACTATTATTCTTCTACCTTGTCAATACGCAATACGCGTGGTACCCAAGGGCTTTGCGCCTCGGGTTTCGCCGCCCCGATCGGCCTTCCCCTCCAACTTTCTCCAAGCTATTCCAAATTTCCTCTTTATTTTTACCACGATCCGTAGTATAATAGCGGTATGAAGCGCTTTCTTGCCCTATTTCTTATAGTCGTCGTTTCGGCGTTTGCTTTCGTCGTTTCCCCCGTCGCAGGTGCGGAGGAGATTTACTACGTCGTACCCGAAGGGCAAGAGGTCTATATGCAGTATGCCCGAATGGCCAACGTCAACGGCGAGTTTACGCTCGACCAAGCGCGCGTCCTTTTGCCCGCGGGCTACACCGTCAAGGTGGTCGCCACCGAGAGCGCGCAGGTTCGCGTGACCTATTGCGGTCTCACCGATTGCTTCATCGCCAAGTCGGATTTGGACAAAATGACCGTTTCCCCGTCCGAGAACGCCTTGCCCACCATCATCGTCGACGTGGACGGTCCCACCGTCTATCACTACGTCAAGGATGCGGAGGGTGAGCGGATTGAGATGCGCGGCAATATCACGGCCACCACTCGGTTGACCTATCTTGGCTCGTACGAGAGCGGCGGTTTTGTCTATTACGCGGTCAGGAAAGAGGAAGAGAACGACGTCTATTACGTTTTGCCGTCGGCTGCCACCGTGGCCAAGGTGGAGGCGGTTTTGCATCCCGCCGCCAACGTCGTCGAGTCCAAGCCGCGGCAGAGTGCGGCCGAGACCGCCAAAGAGAAGGAGTTTACTTGGGTGCGTTTCGTGCTCATCTTAGGCGTTATCGTGCCCCTCATCACCATCGTTTTGATGATCGTTCGCCCCTCGGCGCGCCGCCGCCGTCAGCACCGCGAGATATACGACGACGAGGACGATTACGACGGCATC
The Clostridia bacterium genome window above contains:
- a CDS encoding InlB B-repeat-containing protein; this translates as MRKNLTTIAIILLLVLALSCGLAACGTQEAKLTSIKVATGSLKNAYTVGDELNLDGARLVLSYSDGSTKEIELTENMLSGEFNTKSEGSRSIIVTYSDQSCKFSYTVVAPAAASHVLSVELTGIKTNYKVNESMSYEGTLSATFDDGTSGEWTLESIRRTLNVNGFKTDKAGNFVCQLSFDSVYGMITADYAYQVAQPAKITKATYTYNQPLVVFVDDTRAEFATALSAYPFEVTYSDDTVEQVYVRDANAIDRNFSTEAVSANNAVNVTVTDAQGRTVKVSVPYAVVERYAIHEVTFEPNFESAARVTVRSSEWTGKVAQQNYNRKGYACLGWYVGSESGERFNFNSVVEDDLLLVAKWQTQDYYVKITNFGQPYGSTRFYTVADTLTLDEPLAQDGYEFLYYTYNGTPIENNTIYAGTYAENLDLVAVWHAIEYDVSYVLNDSLTYPVTNKEAFAPAKYTTQDTRALTAPVREGYTFVGWSTEQNGTRMVSSFGGLTGDLTLYANWTANTYYVTFIQAETGREIGTKLGFSAGATDDIAIKPAEVVGYRFEGWYTDEGCENIFNNGVYVIRRGAFAADFTLYAKTTPVYTLYLAREDREGKTAVQFAVGEDEDEAYLSAWRDASTRRNCLLDHWYYAGDDTLDALSLRIETGDETAVSATTEALAAYDGKTLTAVWKGYERTITYYYNDDRNTQVTATYDTYLGTVLMEPERAGYYFAGWKRNSLLSGATYTEIGGCEENADLSFYAKWIVTSYTVRFYYLLDDASLLTKKLENVKSTAAYTVDTYDYTVESPTLAFTTVSAKYNTFGGWYTSMEFSPRTRVGELTQGTVGITELYAKWTPTVYGIRFYDKGTSAFGGTLDGNQIHEVTYRTGDVVLYTPAKRGYAFEGWYRDRAATEKMAQNDAGQYVVNIGDVLDEIGDTLRPDDGNMQYVVTAYAKWTAIPYTITFGNGKAGNTTVSVWDNPNTEGSDTTLTFTADYPVTLADATANGYAFLGWYTDNTYARQVRSTAELFENTALYPKWEKATYQIAYGNLTEEKVTALNLPTTYQLSGNLSAASSFNTNLKNKLVRFGYTIVAVYETEDLSGTAVTMLGSASPNGTNAPYCKDVVLYCDWATVTYVVALKYTTPTGTTADYVAAEWGAKSRSMTVEDIGDGYQLPQMSQTGYVTQRDWYADKTFTKPIADGVLTVDLLESYKSLLTGTTTKTLTVYSRFEAQTYTLSFRCGVEGAALPADTTFTYFEGKALQELDSTETHKWFGWYTDETYSQRVQNVNINKSTNNLVAAEDLVLWGRMEAYRTITYDLAGADELTNPTVRFTTADVVTLPTAVYSDKVFAGWYIEDVGNVGVTLTGIDRDVTVTPLFANKGTTAKTYLGYNADGTAGVVCRYEGANTCVLPTTMGTAAMYAAGTEIPVTAIANGVFDGKATSSINIPTGYTSIGRRAFAGCKISAVTLPATVTTIGSDAFAGCTSLKTATILGGAIGANSYLFSGCTTLTTVTIRDCTIADNSNMLYGCAKVTTVTLDCDTVGVKALVGASALSKLYVKGNVAIATMFNTTSGQVNYPDTLNELHITGDSITQSFGNLIEKFTTIGNVYLDANAVVDVSYIATFLSTRTIYVPSALVETYKATYPDWNILSK